GTCTAATATATGACATTATTTACGCATCTATCATTAATCACTAGGTCGCAGGTTCGAGTCCTGCCCGGGGAGCCACCCTTCTCACCGCGGCGCGAGCTACTTCTTGACGTCGTCCACCGTGTTGTCGATCTTCCGGCCTGTCTTCTCCGCCGGTCCCTTGCCCAGCCTGTCCTGGCCCGTGATCTCGTCGACCTTCTCCCCGGCCTTCTGCATGGGGCCCTTCTCGCACCCGGCCAGTCCGACTCCGATCCCGACGCTGACTGCGACGACGGCCGCGATCACGTGTCGATTCATCTCGTCATCCTCCCGGAAATAGCGTTTCTGGTGTCATCAGCTCGATCACGCACATGCTTAGGCACGTACCGTGCCAGGCTCGGCGTCGTGGAAATAGGCGCGGGATCGACGGTGCGTCCGGGCCGCGGGAGGCGTGGGAAGGAATTACAGAGTACAGGGCAGCGAACCTTTTCCAGCCCGAGGCGATCGGGCGGCACGCAGGCGGCGGGCCAGCATCGCCAGGCCGGAGAGCGCGACGGCGCCGATGGCGAGCCTGATACCAACACGCCCCCAGCGTCGCCCGCCCCGCGGGCGCGCCATGGGGATCCGATCCAGGACGGCGCCGACGGCCGGGTCGGCGTAGGCACCGTAGGCGTCGGTCAGGGTGCCCCGCGTGCCGTCCCGAGCCTCGAGCGCGTAGATGATCGACATGTCATCGGGGTCCGAGGCCCCCTCGAAGCGATAGTGATCGACGATCCGGACGTCCTCGGGGCGAAACCGACGGTCGGTTCCCGCGACGCGCAGGCTATCGCCCTCGACGACGAGCTCGGCCGTGAAGCCCCGGCGTCGTAGCGAAGTCATCGCGGGCGCCTCGCGTGAGTGATCGACCGGCGAGCCCGGGGCCGTCGGCGGCCGGGTGCCGGCCTCGTCGACCGGACCGATCTCGACCTGGCGCTCGGCGCGCGGATCTGGTGAGCTCATGCCTGCCTCCTCGCGCCGGTGAGCGGTGCAAGCGCAGTGCCGCCCGAGCCCGAGCGGCCCCGACCGTCCCTCGGCTTGCCTGGCCCGCCCCGCGGGATCCTGAGTTGTTGACCTGCCGGCCCGCGCCGCTGTAGTGTCTACGCGTCGTGTGGGACGACGCCCGATGTCCGCACCTCCGCGATCCCGAATGGAGCCGGACGAGGTCGCCGGGACCCTGACCGCCTTCGTCAACGAACAGATCATGGCCCCGGGCCGGCCCATTCAGCCGGACGACGCGTTCGAGACGGTCGGGGTCGATTCCATGGCGCTGCTGAAGATCCTCGTCTTCGTCGAGAAGCGGTTCGGCTTCTGGATGCCCGACGAGGATCTCGTGGACGAGCACCTCACCTCCCCCCGCGCTCTGGCGAACTACATCTGTCGCCGGCGCCGCTCGCCCTGACGAGCGGCACGGCGACCGTGCATCGGCTCCCCCTGCGCGGCGCCGATCTGGTCCTCGTCGGGATGCAATCGCTGTGGGGCGCAGCGGAGCCGAGCCACAACACGATCCTGGTCGTCGAGTGTGACGGCCCCCTGGACGCGGAGCGGATCCGCCGAGCCCTGGAGCGGTTCCTCGATGTTTGCCCCTGGCCCGCCGCCCGGCTCCGCCGGCCCTTCCCCTGGGGCCGGCTGTCCTGGGTGGCCGGGGCCCGCGACACGTTCGCCGTCCCCCCGGTGAGCTGCCGCTCGGTCGGCGAGCCGGTGGAGCTTCACCGCCTGCTGGAAGAAGAGCTCAACACGGCGATCGATCCCAGGCGGCAAGCGCCGATCCGCTTCCTCGTCGTCGGCCACGTTCTGGTCGTGACGTGGTTTCATCCGCTGATGGATCCGCGGGGCGGCCAGAATCTGCTCGCTCATCTGTCGGCGATCGACGCTCACGGCGGCCGGCCGCCGTGGAACGGCGTGACGCCACGCTTCGTGGCTGCTCCGGACACCCGGCCGCTCAGGGAGCGCGGGCGGATCGCCCGGCGTAGCGTCGAGTACATGGCGGCGCTGGCGCCGGTCCCGCCGGTGTCTCCGGGATCGCGGCTCGGCTCCTCCGGCCGCGTCCGCTTCCGGCAAGAGAGCTTCCGTGACGCCGGGCCGGCCGCCAATGGCGCGCGCGCCACCAGGGAGATGTGCTGGCGGCTGGCCGTGGTGGGCAAGGCGATGGCCGAGCTCTGGCAGCGGCGGCGCTTGCCCGACGTCCCCTTCCTGGTGCCGATCTCCGTCGACCTGCGGGCCAAAGGCGACCCGGAGCCGACGTTCGGAAACGCGCTGGCCTTCCACTTCGCCCGGTTCACGCCATCGCAGACTGCCGATGTGCCGGCCCTGGCGGCGGGGCTGCGGCACCAGATGGCCGAGGCCGTCCGGGATGGCCAGATCGAGGCCAACGCCGTGGCCATGGAGTTTCTGGCGTACCGGCCGCGCCGGATGATGTTGCGGGCGCTGCCCTGGACGGCGGACCGCGAGACGTTCTCGTTCAACTGCGCCGACATCACCGACGTCCCTTCATCGCTCGCCGCCCTGTTCGGCCGCCGGGTCCTCAACGCCTACCATGCCCCGGCGGTGCTGCCCCGTCCGGGGATCGGCGTCTTCTTCAATCGCTGTGGGAGCCGGAACAACGTCGTCATCTCCTGGATCGAGGGCGCCGTCGCGGCGGACGAGGTCGCCAGGATCATGGAGGTCATCCGCGAAGGGCTGGCGTGGACCCGGCTCGCGTGAGCTACGACGTGGTGGTCGTGGGAGGCGGCGCCGCCGGCCTGGCCGCGGCGGTGGCCGCCGCCGGCCGCGGCGCCCGCACCGCCCTCGTCGAGCGCTACGGCTTCCTCGGCGGGATGGCCACGGCCGGGATGGTCGGCACGATCTGCGGGCTCTATCGAGCGACGAAGGCCGGGCCACCCGAGCCGCTCAACCCGGGGTTTCCCGACCTCTTCGCCCGCCGTCTGGCGGCGATGCCGGGCTGCGAGCCGCCGGTGCGCCGGGGACGGACGTTCGTGCTGCCCTATACGCCCTTCGCGTTCATGTGCCTGGCCGACGAGGTGACGGCCGGCGCCGGCCCTCTCGACCTGTACCTGCACGCCCACCTCACGGCCGTGGAGCGCCACGGCGAGCGCATCGAATCGGTGCGGGTGACCACGTGGGAGCGGACCGTCGAGCTGACGGCGCAGGCGGTGGTAGACGCCAGCGGCGACGCCGTCGTCGCGTACCGCGCGGGCGCGGCGACGGAGACGTCCGCGCCGGCCGACCGGCAGCTGCCCTCGCTGATCTTCGCGCTGCAGCAGGTCGACACGGCGGCGCTGGGCTCGGGCGCGCGACTGGCGTTGCTGCGGGCGCTGGCCACCGCCGAGCAGGAGGGCAAGCTGCCCAAGGGCGCCGCCAACCTCACCCTGGGGCCCTCGGCCCAGCCGGGAGAAGTCATCTGCAAGCTGGCCCTGAGCGGGATCGTCGAGGAGCTCGGCCCGGGAGGCGATCTCCTGACCGCGGCCGAGCAGGAGGGTCGGCGGCGCGCGCGGGCCGTGGTGGAGTTCCTCAAGTCTTTGCCGCTGTTCGCCCGGGCGTTCGTGTCGCACGCGGCGCCCCAGGTCGGGGTGCGGGAGAGCCGCCGCATCATCGGACGTTATCAACTCACCCGTGACGATGTCCTGGCCGGCCGCAAGTTCGAGGACGCCGTCGCCCGGGCCAGCTGGCCCATCGAGCTCTGGGCGGAGGGCCAGCTGGGCGCGCTCTACGAGTACCTGGACGACGGCGAGACCTACGACATCCCGGGACGCTGTCTGCAGTCCAGGGACGTGAGCAACCTCTTCGTCGCCGGCCGTTGCTTGAGCGCCACCCACGAAGCCCTCGGCTCGGCGCGCGTGATCGGAAGCTGTCTGGCTACGGGTGAAGCCGCCGGCGTGCTGGCGGTCCGCCGGGCCGAGGAGGCCTAGCTCCCGATGAACCTGGTCGAGTTCCTGCACGCCTCCGCGGGGCGGCATGCGGATAGCCCGGCGGTGACCGATGTGCGTTCCGGTCGGGCCCTCAGCTACGGCGAGCTCGAGCGCGAGGCCGGCCGCGTGGCGGCCTTCCTGGCCGCCCAGGGCATCGAGCGGGGTCAGCGCATCGGCCTGCTGGCGCCGAACGGCCTCGCCTACCTGCCGGCCGCCTTCGGCTTGCTGGCCAGCCAGGCCTGCCTGATCCCGCTGGCGACGAATCTCGCTCCGCCGGAGACGGCCCGGATCCTGCGCGAGGTGGACGTCAACGGGTGCCTGGCGTCGCCGGGGATGGAGCCCGTCGGTGACGGCGCCCGCGCGGCCCTCGCCGGCGGGGCCTGCGACGGCTTCACGTTTCAGTGGGTCAATCGCGGCGCGGCGGGCGCGCCGGGCCTGCGGCAGCTCAATCCCGCGTTCATCCGGTTCACGTCCGGCACGACGGCCAGCAGCAAGGGCGTGGTGCTCTCTCACGAGGCGACGGCGGCCCGCATCGAGGCCGCCGATCATGTCCTGAAGCTGACCGAGGACGACCGGATCCTCTGGGTCCTGCCCCTCGCCTATCACTTCGCCGTCACCATCGTCGCCTACGTGAAGGCGGGCGCCCACATGCTGATGTGCCCCGACACATTGCCCCGGGCGCTGATCGATGCGATCACGCGGTTCCGCGCCACCGTGCTCTACGCCTCGCCGCTGCACTTCGAGCGCCTGGGCGGTCTGCGGGGCACCCCGCTGACGAGCGTGCGCTTCGCGCTGTCGACGAGCGCCCCGATCACGACCGCCGTCATGGAGCGCTTCGAGGCGGCCTACGGCGTGCCGGTCGGCCAGGCATACGGGATCATCGAGGCGGGTCTGCCCTGCATCAACCTGCGCACCGACGGGTTGCCGGCGGCGTCCGTGGGGCGCCCGGTGCCCGGCTACGAGATCGCCGTCTTCTCGGAAGAGGGCCAGCGCCTGCCCACCGACGCGCAGGGCGAGATCGCGGTCCGCGGTGACGGCCTCTTCTCCGCCTACTACGAGCCCTGGCTGTTGCGCGAGCACCTCACGCGCCAGGGGTGGTTCATGACCGGCGACATCGGCCGGCTGGATGCGAGCGGCGCGCTGCACCTCGCGGGCCGCAGGAAGGCGGTCATCTTCGTGGCCGGGCTCAAGTTCTTCCCCGAGGAAGTCGAAGCGTGCATCAACGAGTTCCCCGGAG
The Candidatus Methylomirabilota bacterium DNA segment above includes these coding regions:
- a CDS encoding acyl carrier protein, with the translated sequence MEPDEVAGTLTAFVNEQIMAPGRPIQPDDAFETVGVDSMALLKILVFVEKRFGFWMPDEDLVDEHLTSPRALANYICRRRRSP
- a CDS encoding FAD-dependent oxidoreductase, giving the protein MDPARVSYDVVVVGGGAAGLAAAVAAAGRGARTALVERYGFLGGMATAGMVGTICGLYRATKAGPPEPLNPGFPDLFARRLAAMPGCEPPVRRGRTFVLPYTPFAFMCLADEVTAGAGPLDLYLHAHLTAVERHGERIESVRVTTWERTVELTAQAVVDASGDAVVAYRAGAATETSAPADRQLPSLIFALQQVDTAALGSGARLALLRALATAEQEGKLPKGAANLTLGPSAQPGEVICKLALSGIVEELGPGGDLLTAAEQEGRRRARAVVEFLKSLPLFARAFVSHAAPQVGVRESRRIIGRYQLTRDDVLAGRKFEDAVARASWPIELWAEGQLGALYEYLDDGETYDIPGRCLQSRDVSNLFVAGRCLSATHEALGSARVIGSCLATGEAAGVLAVRRAEEA
- a CDS encoding class I adenylate-forming enzyme family protein, whose product is MNLVEFLHASAGRHADSPAVTDVRSGRALSYGELEREAGRVAAFLAAQGIERGQRIGLLAPNGLAYLPAAFGLLASQACLIPLATNLAPPETARILREVDVNGCLASPGMEPVGDGARAALAGGACDGFTFQWVNRGAAGAPGLRQLNPAFIRFTSGTTASSKGVVLSHEATAARIEAADHVLKLTEDDRILWVLPLAYHFAVTIVAYVKAGAHMLMCPDTLPRALIDAITRFRATVLYASPLHFERLGGLRGTPLTSVRFALSTSAPITTAVMERFEAAYGVPVGQAYGIIEAGLPCINLRTDGLPAASVGRPVPGYEIAVFSEEGQRLPTDAQGEIAVRGDGLFSAYYEPWLLREHLTRQGWFMTGDIGRLDASGALHLAGRRKAVIFVAGLKFFPEEVEACINEFPGVKESRVFGRAHAHLGEVPCAEIVPLASGCDLEALRAHCTRALSSYKVPVDFTVVDAIPRTPGGKILRRSAVVAG